DNA from Algisphaera agarilytica:
CTCCCCCGGCGAACTCACCAAGATCTACAAGGCGGCCAAGCTCCGCTTCGACAACGAACCCGAATTCGTCGAACGCGCCCGGCAACGCGTCGTCCTGCTCCAAGCCGGCGACGAAGAAACCCTCGCGGTGTGGAAGGCGCTAGTCGAAGATTCCAAACAATATTTCGACACGGTCTATCAACGCCTGAACGTGCTCATTCAGCCGGAAGACGCCAAGGGCGAGAGCTTCTACAACGACCGCCTGCCCGGCGTCATCGAACGCCTCGAACAAGAAGGGCGGTTGCAGAAGAGCCAGGGAGCCGACGTGGTTTACGCCGGCGACTTCAAGGACCGCGACGGCGAGCCGCTGCCCATGATCGTCCGCAAGGCGGATGGCGGATATCTCTACGCGACGACCGACCTCGCCGCCGCGATGTACCGCGCCCACGACCTCGGGGCGAGCCGGGTGGTGTACGTGATCGGGCTGCCGCAGAAACAGCACGTCGAGATGTTCACCACGATGCTCTACGAGTACGGCTGGATCGAGAAGTCCGTAAGAATGGACTTTGTCGGCTTCGGCTCGGTGCTGGGCAAAGACAAGAAGATGTTCAAGACCCGCAGCGGCGAGACGATCCGCCTGGTCGATCTCATTGACGAGGCCGAGGCGAAGGCCGAGGCCGCGATCGCCGAGAAGAATCCCGATCTGCCCGAAGACGAACGCAAAGCTGTCGCTCAGGCGGTGGGGGTGGGTGCGCTAAAGTATGCCGACCTGTCGAGCGACCGGGTGAAGGACTACGTTTTCGACTGGGACCGCATGCTCGCGCTCGAGGGCAACACCGCGCCGTACCTGCTCTACAGCTACGCCCGCATCCGCTCGATCTTCCGCAAGGGCGAGATCGATTTTGATGGGTTAGCCAGCGATCAACTCGCGGTGAGCGAACCCGCCGAGCGTGGGTTGGTGTTGCAACTGCTGCAGTTCGCTGGCGTGGTGGAGAACGTGGCCGACACGCTCGAGCCGCACCGCTTGTGCAACTATTTGTACGAGTTGGCGACGCGGTACCACCGCTTCTTCGAGCAGTGCCCGGTGCTCAAGGCCGAGGATGAAGCGACCAAGCAGTCGCGTTTGGCGTTGTGTCACCTCACCGCCCGCACGCTCGACCGCGGCCTGGGCCTACTCGGTATCCAAGTCGTCGAACGCATGTAATTCCCCCCCTTAGCCCCCGGCTCTGCCGGGGGGGACGTTATTGGTGGCGTTGGATAACTTTGCGGCGACCCCCGGCAGAGCCGGGGGCTAACGGGGTTGGAGGTTTCATGATCGACATCGCACTCAAAGAATGGGCCTGCGTCTGCGACCTGCTCGTCGAGGGCAGGGCCTGCCTGCTCCTCCGCAAAGGCGGCGTCCACGAAGACGGCGGCCCCGGCCGATTCAAACTCGAACACCACCGCTTCGCCCTTTTCCCCGCCTGGGAACACGAAACCCTCGAATGGATCAAACCCGAGTTCCGCCCCGACCGCGGCCCGATCACCGAGGAGCCGGACGAGATCGAACTCAAAGGCTACGCCGAGCTCGCGGGCATCTGGGAAGTGCCGTCACGCGAGGCCTTCGACCAACTCGACGACCTGCACCCCTGGCTCCCCCCGCAGATCGACATGCGTTTCAACTACAAACCCGACCGCCCGCTCTACGCGATGCTCGTCAAAGCGTTCCGTTTCAACGAACCCAAGATCATCCCCAACCGCCGGAAATTCGCGGGGTGTAAAAGTTGGGTGCCATTGGAACTTGGAGATGGGATTACTCTGGGTAGTGAGTGTCAGAGTATTCCGAAAGCTCGGCTGAATACGCTTCTTGATTCGGTGGAGCAGCGTTTGTCGGCGGAATAAGCCCTCGCATTCGGTAGCATGCATCGGTTAGGACACGGGTTAGCTCTTCGCAAGTCGTATAGTCGAGTTGAGTGGTCACTACGACCGGGTGAGATATCTCTTCGATGAGTAGATAGACACCGTAGACCATTTCACCGTTGCTTAGGTCTACGTTGCCATCGGGTTGCACGTATCGCAGGCTGTTCAGGGGGTATCGACTGGATACCGATTTGCGGCCATGACCTAAGGTCTTCTTTATGGTCTTTCGGTTGATCCGAAGGCGAGCGTACATCTCGTTGCTGCACATGATTGCTTGAATTGTGCGATCCCATGCCTCTTGCAGAAGAGGCGGAAGAAAAAGAAGTAGGGCGAGTGAATACATCCAAAAGTCACGTAGGTACAGCCATGCAAGACACATCGCACCAAGCAATAGGAAGGAGATAGAAATACTCAGAATCGCCTTTCGAACGAATACTGGGCGAGATTCGGGCTCGGGCGCGAGGGCGGGGAAATAGATTTCGAACCGACGGGGTGTGTCTTCGGTGATCAGGAAAGTTCCACGCTCGACAGCCGGTGGGGAATTTACCATCGAATTTGAATTGTAATCACGCAGCCGCAAGACGCGCGCTGCGTTTTTGTTGGCGGGCGGCGAGCCAGCCGCGGGCGTGGATCGCCAAGCTGTTGAGGCCGACGTAGAGGTAGCCGCTGGCGAAGAGCATGAGGAAGGGCAGGCTCACGGCGGAGTTGAGGTTGCCGGGCTGCACCGAGAGGATGCCGCAGTAGACCATCAGCAGGCCGAAGGCGATCTCGATGAAGGTGATCCAGAGCTTGAGGCTGGGGATCGGGATGACCGACAGCTTGGACTTGGCGGGCTTGGGCTTGGCGTCGTTGTGCGGGGTGATGGGGGCGGTTTCGGTTTCGCCGGGTTCGGTGGTGCCGAGGTTGTCGCCGTACTTGGGGGTGCGGATGAAGGGGGACTCGTGGCCGAGGAGGGCTTCG
Protein-coding regions in this window:
- the argS gene encoding arginine--tRNA ligase, whose translation is MSDLQSTLESRLQQAVSAALGPDHADADPVIRPSNNPKFGDYQANLAMALGKKLGQKPRDVAEKIVDALDSDGLFIRVEIAGPGFINLTLDPALLSTQAAAMSADANLGIAQADPQQTVVIDYSAPNVAKEMHVGHLRSTVIGDALARTFDAVGLKTIRQNHLGDWGTQFGMLITNLLDTGFDPHAPGSDNASPGELTKIYKAAKLRFDNEPEFVERARQRVVLLQAGDEETLAVWKALVEDSKQYFDTVYQRLNVLIQPEDAKGESFYNDRLPGVIERLEQEGRLQKSQGADVVYAGDFKDRDGEPLPMIVRKADGGYLYATTDLAAAMYRAHDLGASRVVYVIGLPQKQHVEMFTTMLYEYGWIEKSVRMDFVGFGSVLGKDKKMFKTRSGETIRLVDLIDEAEAKAEAAIAEKNPDLPEDERKAVAQAVGVGALKYADLSSDRVKDYVFDWDRMLALEGNTAPYLLYSYARIRSIFRKGEIDFDGLASDQLAVSEPAERGLVLQLLQFAGVVENVADTLEPHRLCNYLYELATRYHRFFEQCPVLKAEDEATKQSRLALCHLTARTLDRGLGLLGIQVVERM
- a CDS encoding DUF1802 family protein, with product MIDIALKEWACVCDLLVEGRACLLLRKGGVHEDGGPGRFKLEHHRFALFPAWEHETLEWIKPEFRPDRGPITEEPDEIELKGYAELAGIWEVPSREAFDQLDDLHPWLPPQIDMRFNYKPDRPLYAMLVKAFRFNEPKIIPNRRKFAGCKSWVPLELGDGITLGSECQSIPKARLNTLLDSVEQRLSAE